Proteins encoded by one window of Scatophagus argus isolate fScaArg1 chromosome 4, fScaArg1.pri, whole genome shotgun sequence:
- the LOC124057514 gene encoding spermatid perinuclear RNA-binding protein-like, whose protein sequence is MRLFRSFANDDRHVMAKHASIYPAPEELEAVQTLVSTVEGALKKVSDWMDGLNKSSGKTSTNSEAGDSTLEKDAAETKLDGMSVLCGVTRVGLVAKGLLIKGDMDLELVLMCREKPTKLLLYTISANLPLQIQKMSEDKYEVQSCVPEAAIQVCRTKDPQLKLKITLSSLAMREEHSNPEEEEGNQHNKKERQKDEETEEEQDVLDRQKCQAALASLRHAKWFQARVTDLKSCVIILRIFRDMCNRLPEWQPLKGWPLELICEKAIATCNRPLGPGEALRRVMECIASGILLPGGPGVHDPCEREPTDVLSDLSAQQADAITDSAQHALRLLAFGQLYKVLNMDPLPASKPSPRLLEGGCQKRLREDVGSDDRDFIKRMKVLDWRMTDPNHPMNALMRLNQIHPGLQYRLLSQSGPVHAPVFTMSVDIQGTTYQATGNSKRTAKLQVALKALQALGFVLGGDGDVDSLSADEKSDGEGKNDRMSTSSSSTSITSSTDTQESRAPGPILTAGGKNPVMELNEKRRGLKYELISETGSSYDKRFIIEVEVDKQVFRGTGPNKKVAKASAALAALNSLFSGSKSTTNKKKRPNPPPKRPVASVLTIPALTARPPRVPVIPRAPYISTPPTHGYIPPGFGAPYGYSPAGALPPYGFPSRMPSVVVPVIRVPTAYPVTHLYHY, encoded by the exons AGGTTGTTTAGGTCGTTTGCAAATGATGACCGCCATGTCATGGCCAAGCACGCCAGCATCTATCCGGCACCGGAGGAGCTGGAGGCCGTCCAGACGCTGGTGTCTACTGTGGAGGGAGCCCTCAAGAAAGTCTCTGATTGGATGGATGGTCTCAACAAATCCTCAGGGAAGACATCCACCAATAGCGAGGCTGGGGACAGTACACTGGAGAAAGATGCTGCTGAAACAAA GCTGGACGGCATGTCAGTGCTGTGCGGGGTGACACGTGTCGGCCTGGTGGCCAAAGGCCTGCTGATCAAAGGGGACATGGACCTGGAACTGGTGCTAATGTGCAGGGAGAAACCcaccaaactgctgctgtacaCCATCAGCGCCAACCTCCCCCTACAGATCCAG AAAATGTCAGAGGACAAATACGAGGTGCAGTCATGTGTGCCTGAGGCCGCCATCCAGGTGTGCAGGACCAAAGACCCCCAGCTCAAGCTGAAGATCACCCTCTCATCCTTGGCCATGAGGGAGGAACACAGCAATCCAGAAGAAG AGGAGGGCAATCAgcacaacaaaaaagagaggcagaaggatgaggagacggaggaggagcaggatgtCCTGGACAGGCAGAAGTGCCAGGCTGCACTGGCTTCGCTCCGACATGCCAAATGGTTCCAG GCCAGAGTCACAGATCTCAAGTCCTGCGTCATCATCTTGAGGATTTTTAGAGACATGTGCAACAGACTGCCTGAGTGGCAGCCTCTCAAAGGATGG CCTCTGGAGCTGATCTGTGAAAAGGCCATAGCCACCTGCAACCGGCCACTGGGTCCAGGTGAGGCCCTTCGTCGCGTCATGGAATGCATTGCCTCAGGGATTCTTCTGCCAG GAGGTCCAGGAGTTCATGACCCCTGTGAGAGGGAACCCACAGAcgtcctgtctgacctcagtgcACAGCAGGCTGACGCTATCACAGACAGCGCACAG catgCATTACGTCTCCTAGCCTTTGGACAGCTTTACAAGGTCTTGAATATGGATCCTCTACCTGCCAGCAAGCCCTCACCAAGACTGTTAGAAg GCGGCTGTCAGAAGAGGCTTCGGGAGGACGTCGGGTCAGATGACAGAGACTTCATCAAAAGGATGAAAG TTCTGGACTGGAGGATGACAGATCCAAACCACCCCATGAATGCTCTGATGCGTCTAAATCAGATCCACCCTGGCCTTCAGTACCGCCTGTTGTCCCAGTCCGGCCCAGTGCACGCCCCAGTCTTTACCATGTCTGTGGACATACAGGGAACCACCTACCAGGCCACCGGGAACTCTAAGAGAACCGCCAAGCTCCAAGTGGCCCTCAAG GCGCTGCAGGCTCTGGGCTTTGTGCTTGGCGGCGACGGAGACGTGGATTCGCTAAGCGCCGACGAGAAGTCAGATGGTGAAGGCAAAAACGACAGGATGTCCaccagctccagctccacctccatcacctcctccacagacacacaggag TCCAGAGCTCCTGGTCCGATTCTGACGGCAGGAGGGAAAAACCCGGTGATGGAACTCAATGAGAAACGCCGTGGTCTCAAATACGAGCTGATATCAGAGACCGGCAGCAGCTACGACAAACGCTTTATCATTGAg GTGGAGGTGGACAAGCAGGTTTTTCGAGGGACAGGACCCAATAAAAAAGTAGCCAAAGCCAGTGCAGCGTTAGCCGCCCTGAACAGCCTGTTCTCTGGCTCCAAATCTACGACCAACAAGAAGAAACGGCCCAACCCTCCT ccaaaGAGACCCGTAGCCTCGGTGCTGACCATACCGGCCCTCACTGCCAGACCTCCACGAGTGCCGGTCATCCCCAGAGCACCATACATCAGCACCCCACCCACACATGGGTACATCCCCCCAG GTTTTGGTGCTCCGTACGGTTACAGCCCTGCAGGCGCCCTCCCTCCCTACG GTTTTCCCTCCAGAATGCCCTCAGTAGTTGTCCCAGTCATCAGAGTACCCACAGCATACCCTGTCACCCACCTCTACCACTACTAG